In one Enterobacteriaceae endosymbiont of Donacia thalassina genomic region, the following are encoded:
- a CDS encoding cysteine desulfurase family protein: MKKLIYLDYASTTPIDKRVLNKMSKYLTIKGIFGNPSSSNYLGIKAKNEIENARINIANIIGSLKEEIFFTSSATESINLAIKGIIYNYLTSNKKYVITSILEHKSVLETCNFIKKLGIKIIYIKNLNNGILNLHSLEKKITEKTILVSIMHINNEIGTINDIKTIGKICKKKNIFFHVDATQSVGKYSLNLKKMNINLLSFSAHKFYGPKGIGVLYIKKNKSKINLIPLLHGGGQEKGLRSGTLATHQIIGMSKALSIANDEIKKEKKRIKVLKKKLWNGIKNISGIYLNGNFKNSSPYIINLGFKNVFNKILMIEMKNIIVSSSSACNTNKYNISHVLQALGLTKNLIQSSIRISFGRFTTEEEINFVIKYLNNSIKRIRKS, from the coding sequence ATGAAAAAATTAATTTATTTGGATTATGCTTCCACAACTCCTATTGATAAAAGAGTTTTAAATAAAATGAGTAAATATCTTACTATAAAAGGAATATTTGGTAATCCATCTTCTTCAAATTATTTAGGTATAAAAGCTAAAAATGAAATAGAAAATGCTAGAATAAATATAGCAAATATTATTGGAAGTTTAAAAGAAGAAATATTTTTTACATCTAGTGCAACTGAATCTATTAATTTAGCTATTAAAGGAATTATATATAATTATCTTACTTCTAATAAAAAATATGTTATTACAAGTATACTTGAACATAAATCTGTATTAGAAACTTGTAATTTTATAAAAAAATTAGGAATAAAAATTATATATATAAAAAATTTAAATAATGGTATTTTAAATTTACATTCATTAGAGAAAAAAATTACAGAAAAAACTATTTTAGTTTCTATAATGCATATTAATAATGAAATAGGAACAATTAATGATATAAAAACTATTGGAAAAATATGTAAAAAAAAAAATATATTTTTTCATGTAGACGCTACACAGAGTGTAGGAAAATATTCATTAAATTTAAAAAAAATGAATATTAATTTATTATCATTTTCTGCTCATAAATTTTATGGACCAAAAGGAATTGGTGTTTTATATATAAAAAAAAATAAATCTAAAATAAATTTAATTCCATTATTACATGGAGGTGGACAAGAAAAAGGATTAAGATCGGGTACTTTAGCTACTCATCAAATTATTGGTATGTCAAAAGCATTAAGTATTGCTAATGATGAAATAAAAAAAGAAAAAAAAAGGATAAAAGTATTAAAAAAAAAATTATGGAATGGTATAAAAAATATTTCTGGTATATATTTAAATGGTAATTTTAAAAATAGTTCTCCATATATTATTAATTTAGGTTTTAAAAATGTTTTTAATAAAATTCTTATGATAGAAATGAAAAATATTATTGTATCATCTTCTTCTGCATGTAATACAAATAAATATAATATATCTCATGTTTTACAAGCTTTAGGATTAACAAAAAATTTAATACAAAGTTCTATTCGTATTTCTTTTGGAAGATTTACTACTGAAGAAGAAATTAATTTTGTAATTAAATATTTAAATAATTCTATTAAAAGAATTAGAAAAAGTTAA
- the pykF gene encoding pyruvate kinase PykF: protein MKKTKIVCTIGPSSESENILSNLLNLGMDVARLNFSHGTHNDHQKRINTLKKIIKRTGKNAAILLDTKGPEIRTMKLYKGKDVYLYSGEKFILTTDQSIIGNNKHVAITYPYLINDLNIGDKILIDDGLIAMEVLEIINNKIICKILNNGKLSENKSINLPGVSIKLPSLSEKDKYDLIFACKNKIDYIAVSFVRKKQDILEIKNFLKIYNGNNIQVIAKIENQEGLNNFDEILEVADGIMVARGDLGVEIPVENVIFAQKMIIKKCNFFGKIVITATQMLDSMIKNPRPTRAEAGDVANAILDGTDAVMLSGESAKGKYPLESVSIMSTICERTDITMTNRINFYDNIDMSITDAVCRSAVEIAEKLKTPLIIVATQLGKSAKSIRKYFPKAIILALTTNKKTVKQLILSKGIIPKLVDKISSTDDFYIIGKKVALASKYAVKGDVIVMVSGALVPSGTTNTTSVHII from the coding sequence ATGAAAAAAACAAAAATAGTTTGTACTATAGGTCCTAGTTCTGAATCAGAAAATATTTTATCAAATTTATTAAATTTAGGCATGGATGTTGCTAGATTAAATTTTTCACATGGAACTCATAATGATCATCAAAAACGTATTAATACTTTAAAAAAAATTATAAAAAGAACAGGTAAAAATGCAGCTATTTTATTAGATACAAAAGGTCCCGAAATACGTACTATGAAATTATATAAAGGAAAAGATGTATATTTATATTCTGGAGAAAAATTTATTTTAACTACTGATCAATCAATTATTGGAAATAATAAACATGTTGCTATTACTTATCCTTATTTAATTAATGATTTAAATATAGGTGATAAAATATTAATAGATGATGGTTTGATAGCAATGGAAGTATTAGAAATTATTAATAATAAAATTATATGTAAAATATTAAATAATGGAAAATTATCAGAAAATAAAAGTATTAATTTACCTGGAGTATCAATAAAATTACCTTCTTTATCTGAAAAGGATAAATATGATTTAATTTTTGCATGTAAAAATAAAATAGATTATATTGCTGTATCTTTTGTTCGTAAAAAACAAGATATTTTAGAAATAAAAAATTTTTTAAAAATATATAACGGAAATAATATTCAAGTTATAGCAAAAATTGAAAATCAAGAAGGATTAAATAATTTTGATGAGATTTTAGAAGTAGCTGATGGAATCATGGTTGCTAGAGGTGATTTAGGAGTAGAAATTCCTGTGGAAAATGTTATTTTTGCTCAAAAAATGATTATTAAAAAATGTAATTTTTTCGGTAAAATAGTAATAACTGCAACACAAATGTTAGATTCTATGATAAAAAATCCAAGACCAACTAGAGCAGAAGCTGGTGATGTAGCTAATGCTATTTTAGATGGAACAGATGCCGTTATGTTATCAGGGGAAAGTGCTAAAGGAAAATATCCATTAGAATCAGTATCTATTATGTCTACAATTTGTGAAAGAACAGATATTACAATGACTAATAGAATTAATTTTTATGATAATATAGATATGAGTATTACAGATGCAGTATGTCGTAGTGCAGTAGAAATTGCCGAAAAATTAAAAACTCCTTTAATAATTGTTGCTACTCAGTTAGGAAAATCAGCAAAATCAATAAGAAAATATTTTCCTAAGGCAATAATTTTAGCTTTAACTACAAATAAAAAAACTGTAAAACAATTAATTTTAAGTAAAGGCATAATACCTAAGTTAGTGGATAAAATATCATCTACAGATGATTTTTATATTATAGGTAAAAAAGTTGCTTTAGCTAGTAAATATGCTGTAAAAGGAGATGTTATTGTAATGGTTTCTGGTGCGCTAGTTCCTAGCGGAACAACTAACACAACTTCTGTTCATATTATATAA
- the sufE gene encoding cysteine desulfuration protein SufE produces MSHTIPSINKIKNNFISCNNWEEKYLYIIELGNQIPNLSKKEYSLENFIPGCQSRVWISIKINSNNYVKFKGDSDSAIVKGLLMIIFIFYNKKTSNEIISFDIQSCLKKLSFNKYLTSSRIQGINIILKTIKNKLKKLILIKTNKYYII; encoded by the coding sequence ATGTCACATACTATACCTAGTATAAATAAAATTAAAAATAATTTTATAAGTTGTAATAATTGGGAAGAAAAATATTTATATATAATTGAGTTAGGTAATCAAATTCCTAATTTATCAAAAAAAGAATATTCTTTAGAAAATTTTATACCAGGATGTCAAAGTAGAGTATGGATTTCGATAAAAATTAATTCTAATAATTATGTAAAATTTAAAGGTGATAGTGATTCTGCCATAGTTAAGGGTTTATTAATGATAATTTTTATTTTTTATAATAAAAAAACTTCCAATGAAATTATTTCTTTTGATATTCAATCATGTTTAAAAAAATTATCTTTTAATAAATATTTAACTTCTTCTAGAATACAAGGAATTAATATTATTCTAAAAACAATTAAAAATAAATTAAAAAAATTAATACTTATTAAAACAAATAAATATTATATAATATAA
- a CDS encoding SufS family cysteine desulfurase, giving the protein MTFNIKNIRKQFPILFNKINGKKIIYLDNAATVHKPKKVISALNYFYKNEYSSVNRSIYSLSINTTNKMEKIRHKVARFINAKYNEEIIFTKSTTESINLVANTWGLNNILSHNNIIISEMEHHSNIIPWKILSKKIGFSIRIIPLNKNGNLKLNKINNLIDKNTRLISITYISNILGTINPVKNIIKLAKKKNIITLIDGAQAIANRKIDVQDLNCDFFVFSGHKIFGPTGIGILYGKKKILELMPPWQGGGGMIIDIYKNKFIWEKIPWKFEAGSPNISGIIGLGVALSWFMSFNINDIINHNKFLTKYTLKKLNLISNIKIFGQKYSNNNRIGIIAFNLGKYHSYDIGSFLDQYGIAIRTGHHCSIPIMKYFKVQSMCRISFSIYNNLNDINFFIEKLNYINNLLSK; this is encoded by the coding sequence ATGACTTTTAATATAAAAAATATTAGGAAACAATTTCCTATTTTATTTAATAAAATTAATGGTAAAAAAATTATTTATTTAGATAATGCAGCTACTGTACATAAACCTAAAAAAGTAATTTCAGCATTAAATTATTTTTATAAAAATGAATATTCTTCAGTAAATAGGAGTATATATAGTTTAAGTATAAATACAACAAATAAAATGGAAAAAATACGTCATAAAGTAGCAAGATTTATTAATGCAAAATATAATGAAGAAATTATTTTTACTAAAAGTACAACAGAAAGTATTAATTTAGTTGCAAATACTTGGGGTTTAAATAATATATTATCACATAATAATATTATTATTTCTGAAATGGAACATCATTCAAATATTATTCCTTGGAAAATATTGTCTAAAAAAATAGGTTTTAGTATACGTATAATTCCATTAAATAAAAATGGAAATTTAAAATTAAATAAAATTAATAATTTAATTGATAAAAATACTCGTTTAATATCAATTACATATATTTCAAATATATTGGGAACTATAAATCCAGTTAAAAATATAATTAAATTAGCAAAAAAAAAAAATATTATAACTTTAATTGATGGTGCTCAAGCAATTGCAAATAGAAAAATTGATGTTCAAGATTTAAACTGTGATTTTTTTGTTTTTTCTGGTCATAAAATTTTTGGACCTACTGGGATAGGTATATTATATGGGAAAAAAAAAATATTAGAACTTATGCCTCCATGGCAAGGTGGCGGAGGTATGATTATAGATATATATAAAAATAAATTTATTTGGGAAAAAATTCCTTGGAAATTTGAAGCTGGCTCTCCTAATATATCGGGAATTATAGGATTAGGAGTTGCATTGTCATGGTTTATGTCATTTAATATAAACGATATAATTAATCATAATAAATTTTTAACAAAATATACTTTAAAAAAACTTAATCTTATATCAAATATTAAGATTTTTGGGCAAAAATATTCTAATAATAATCGAATAGGTATAATTGCATTTAATTTAGGAAAATATCATTCTTATGATATAGGTAGTTTTTTGGATCAATATGGTATTGCTATTCGTACTGGTCATCATTGTTCTATACCTATTATGAAATATTTTAAAGTTCAATCAATGTGTAGAATTTCTTTTTCTATATATAATAATTTAAATGATATTAATTTTTTTATAGAAAAATTAAATTATATAAATAACTTATTAAGTAAATAA
- a CDS encoding SufD family Fe-S cluster assembly protein: protein MKNNIYIQLKNIYKLHKKYHFSKQIESNWLKFKNLFKNKQYDDNNNFFLKYINNNILKNNQKFSIDINKFKKFLLKIDAVMLCFINGKIDKNFSNINNSYYEISIKKHNTTNFKNTFFKNNIYTYLSESLTKEFIFININNKKYIKPLYLVYFNENNKNNKNNEIFISNYRNFIYINNIYPIVLIEHHINTKQIYFNNIYNTLVLGNNSQLEYYKFTTSKNHSKNYCIINNEFYLYKNVYFKKYDLLMSNKYIEQNNNFQFVDKKSKLIYKSISFAKNNNFIKLNNYVEHNAKNCYSTQTHKAITLNNAIINLIGLLKINKYAIKTNGQINYNSLLLSKFSKINIQPGLDILNNNVKCTHGVCTGKLDYNQIFFLRMRGISFKKAHQILLMSFILDSLKEINYNNLKKVFLKKISRYLSVENFFNDF, encoded by the coding sequence ATGAAAAATAATATTTATATACAACTCAAAAATATTTATAAATTACATAAAAAATATCATTTTTCTAAACAAATAGAATCTAATTGGTTAAAATTTAAAAATTTATTCAAAAATAAACAATATGATGACAATAATAATTTTTTTTTAAAATATATTAATAATAATATATTAAAAAATAATCAAAAATTTTCTATAGATATAAATAAATTTAAAAAATTTTTATTAAAAATAGATGCCGTTATGTTATGTTTTATTAATGGGAAAATAGATAAAAATTTTAGTAATATAAATAACTCATATTATGAAATAAGTATAAAAAAACATAATACTACTAATTTTAAAAATACTTTTTTTAAAAATAATATTTATACATATTTATCTGAATCCCTAACAAAAGAATTTATATTTATTAATATTAATAATAAAAAATATATTAAACCACTTTATTTAGTTTATTTTAATGAAAACAATAAAAATAATAAAAATAATGAAATTTTTATATCAAATTATAGAAATTTTATTTATATAAATAATATCTATCCTATAGTTTTAATAGAACACCATATTAATACAAAACAAATATATTTTAATAATATTTATAATACTTTAGTTTTAGGTAATAATTCTCAATTAGAATATTATAAATTTACTACAAGTAAAAATCATAGTAAAAATTATTGTATTATTAATAATGAATTTTATCTATATAAAAATGTTTATTTTAAAAAATATGATTTATTAATGTCTAATAAATATATAGAACAAAATAATAATTTTCAATTTGTAGATAAAAAATCAAAGTTAATATATAAAAGTATATCGTTTGCTAAAAATAATAATTTTATAAAATTAAATAATTATGTAGAACATAATGCAAAAAATTGTTATAGTACTCAAACACATAAAGCAATAACATTAAATAATGCAATTATTAATTTAATTGGTTTATTAAAAATAAATAAATACGCTATAAAAACAAATGGACAAATAAATTATAATAGTTTACTATTAAGTAAATTTTCAAAAATAAATATACAGCCAGGATTAGATATCCTAAATAATAATGTTAAATGTACACATGGTGTGTGTACAGGTAAATTAGATTATAATCAAATATTCTTTTTAAGAATGAGAGGAATAAGTTTTAAAAAAGCACATCAAATATTACTTATGTCATTTATACTAGATTCTTTAAAAGAAATTAATTATAATAATTTAAAAAAAGTTTTTTTAAAAAAAATATCACGTTATTTATCAGTAGAGAATTTTTTTAATGACTTTTAA
- the sufC gene encoding Fe-S cluster assembly ATPase SufC — MLKIKNLHVYINNKIILNKFNLNINPGEIHAIMGPNGSGKSTLSYVLSGKKEYLVSKGEIYYKNENLLFMEPEIRARKGVFVSFQYLIEIPGVSNNLFLYNSLKAIKKHKEKKELDRFTYNQIINEKVKILGKSKDFLQRPVNVGFSGGEKKINDIFQMFVLEPNLCILDEIDSGLDIDALKLVCKIINIMKNKNRSFLIITHYRRILDYINPDYIHILYNKKIVKSGNLNIISHLEKNGYGYFNEK, encoded by the coding sequence ATGTTAAAAATTAAAAATTTACATGTTTATATAAATAATAAAATTATTTTAAATAAATTTAATTTAAATATAAATCCAGGAGAAATTCATGCAATTATGGGTCCTAACGGATCAGGCAAAAGTACATTATCCTATGTATTATCTGGAAAAAAAGAATATTTAGTTTCTAAAGGAGAAATATATTATAAAAATGAAAATTTATTATTTATGGAACCTGAAATTAGAGCTAGAAAAGGAGTTTTTGTATCTTTTCAGTATTTAATTGAAATACCAGGAGTAAGTAATAATTTATTTTTATATAATTCTTTAAAAGCAATAAAAAAACATAAAGAAAAAAAAGAATTAGATAGATTTACTTATAATCAAATTATTAATGAAAAAGTTAAAATTTTAGGAAAATCAAAAGATTTCTTACAACGTCCTGTTAATGTTGGTTTTTCCGGAGGTGAAAAAAAAATTAATGATATATTTCAAATGTTTGTATTAGAACCTAATTTATGTATTTTAGATGAGATCGATTCTGGATTAGATATAGATGCTTTAAAATTAGTATGTAAAATAATTAATATTATGAAAAATAAAAATAGATCTTTTTTAATTATTACTCATTATCGACGTATTCTTGATTATATAAATCCTGATTATATTCATATTTTATATAATAAAAAAATTGTAAAATCAGGAAATTTAAATATTATTTCTCATTTAGAAAAAAATGGTTATGGGTATTTCAATGAAAAATAA
- the sufB gene encoding Fe-S cluster assembly protein SufB, with protein MKRINNMNNNVKYFRKQKKIYKEGFFTKLKNEKFIPGINLDIIHKISKIRNEPKWMLNFRLQGYYSWINKKEPHWLNGFYKELNYQNYVYYSAPLYDIKLNNDIKNKYLTSAVKKTFNKLNIPIENNSNIAVDAIFDSVSVITTNQKKLLNKGIIFCSLNNAIKNYPELVQKYLGSVVPANDNFFAALNAAVASDGTFIYIPKNTYCPIDLSTYFRINEKNIGQFERTILIADENSYVNYIEGCSAPIRNNTQLHAAVVEVILHKNAQVNYSTVQNWFAGNTKNEGGILNFVTKRAICKGENSKMSWTQSETGAAITWKYPSVILEGDNSKGEFFSVSLTNGKQQADTGTKMIHIGKNTRSKIISKSISTEYSKNTYRGLVYINKSAENSRNFTQCDSLLIGSKCSTHTYPTLKILNNTAQVEHEATTSKIEEEQIFFCLQRGLNIENAISLIVNGFCKEVLVKFPLEFAVEAQKLLSIHLEDSIG; from the coding sequence ATTAAAAGAATAAATAATATGAATAATAATGTAAAATATTTTAGAAAACAAAAAAAAATATATAAAGAAGGATTTTTTACTAAATTAAAAAATGAAAAATTTATTCCTGGTATTAATTTAGATATAATACATAAAATATCTAAAATTCGTAATGAACCAAAATGGATGTTAAATTTTAGATTACAAGGATATTATTCATGGATAAATAAAAAAGAACCTCATTGGTTAAATGGTTTTTATAAAGAATTAAATTATCAAAATTATGTATATTATTCTGCTCCTTTATATGATATAAAATTAAATAATGATATTAAAAATAAATATTTAACATCTGCAGTAAAAAAAACTTTTAACAAATTAAATATTCCTATAGAAAATAATTCTAATATAGCTGTAGATGCTATTTTTGATTCTGTATCAGTTATTACAACAAACCAAAAAAAATTATTAAATAAAGGAATTATTTTTTGTTCATTAAATAATGCTATAAAAAATTATCCTGAATTAGTTCAAAAATATTTAGGTTCTGTAGTTCCTGCTAATGATAATTTTTTTGCGGCATTAAATGCTGCTGTCGCTTCTGATGGTACTTTTATTTATATTCCTAAAAATACATATTGTCCTATAGATTTATCTACCTATTTTAGAATTAATGAAAAAAATATAGGACAATTCGAACGTACTATTTTAATTGCTGATGAAAATAGTTATGTTAATTATATAGAAGGTTGTTCTGCCCCAATTAGAAATAATACTCAATTACATGCAGCTGTTGTTGAAGTAATTTTACATAAAAATGCTCAAGTTAATTATTCAACAGTACAAAATTGGTTTGCAGGAAATACAAAAAATGAAGGAGGAATTTTAAATTTTGTTACCAAAAGAGCAATATGTAAAGGAGAGAATAGTAAAATGTCTTGGACACAATCAGAAACAGGAGCAGCAATTACATGGAAATATCCAAGTGTTATTCTAGAAGGAGATAATTCTAAAGGAGAATTTTTTTCTGTTTCATTAACTAATGGAAAACAACAAGCTGATACTGGTACTAAAATGATACATATAGGTAAAAATACAAGATCAAAAATTATTTCTAAAAGTATTTCTACTGAATATAGTAAAAATACTTACCGTGGATTAGTTTATATTAATAAATCCGCAGAAAATTCTCGTAATTTTACTCAATGTGATTCACTTTTAATCGGTTCTAAATGTAGTACACATACATACCCTACTTTAAAAATATTAAATAATACTGCACAAGTAGAACATGAAGCTACTACTTCTAAAATTGAAGAAGAACAAATATTTTTTTGTTTACAAAGAGGATTAAATATTGAAAATGCTATTTCTCTTATTGTCAATGGTTTTTGTAAAGAAGTTTTAGTTAAATTTCCATTAGAATTTGCAGTTGAAGCACAAAAATTATTATCTATTCATTTAGAAGATAGTATAGGATAA
- a CDS encoding HesB/IscA family protein, whose protein sequence is MITKQNLIHFKCIKNIYKGLYLTKNAFLQINKIIKKYNSKGITLFLKKSGCFGFKYKFLLVKEIPNNDILFKKKNIYIFINNKNIIFIDGTVIDFTKNNFSQSFEFYNKKIKQFCGCKKSFNIN, encoded by the coding sequence ATGATAACAAAACAGAACTTAATACATTTTAAGTGTATTAAAAATATTTATAAAGGTTTATATTTAACAAAAAATGCTTTTTTACAAATAAATAAAATAATAAAAAAATATAATAGTAAAGGAATAACATTATTTTTAAAAAAATCTGGTTGTTTTGGTTTTAAATATAAATTTCTTTTAGTAAAAGAAATACCTAATAATGATATTTTATTTAAAAAAAAAAATATATATATTTTTATAAATAATAAAAATATTATTTTTATAGATGGTACTGTTATTGATTTTACAAAAAATAATTTCAGTCAATCATTTGAATTTTATAATAAGAAAATTAAACAATTTTGTGGATGTAAAAAAAGTTTTAATATTAATTAA
- the murJ gene encoding murein biosynthesis integral membrane protein MurJ encodes MNLLKSLTTVSIITLFSRLLGFIRDSLIAKVFGAGVYSDSFFIAFKLPNLLRRIFAEGAFSQAFTPILAEYKNKRSKKDTKNFIASTLGILIIILSIIVILGILFSSLIISIIAPGFVNTDFKLKLTSKILKMTFPYILLISLASLASSILNIWKNFFVPAITPILLNLSMILLIIIFPNMLDPSILILAWAVLIGGLLQIFYQLIYLKKINMLIFPHFKNFDKGVLRVFQKMGTAIIGVTTTQISLLINSAFSSFLITGSITWIYYADRLMELPVSMFGIALTIVLLPALTDAYTQNKEREYNQLIDIGLRLCFLLIIPSSLILGFLSKPLLISLFQYGAFTYFDVLMTQINIIIYSIGLIFLIIAKVLAIGFYARQDVKTPVKINIIVLIITQLLSPFFIFFLHHIGFSIAICFAAFLNVILLFNKLIKKNIYKPESGWLKFFFRIITVTIILSIILLFISNIISEKWLILSPFKIRIFFLSSICFLIFCLYIFILFLLGFRLQDFSSQNMVK; translated from the coding sequence ATGAATTTATTAAAGTCATTAACGACAGTGAGTATAATTACATTATTTTCCAGATTATTGGGTTTTATTAGAGATAGTCTTATTGCAAAAGTTTTTGGAGCAGGAGTTTATAGTGATTCTTTTTTCATAGCTTTTAAATTACCTAATTTATTACGCCGTATATTTGCAGAAGGAGCATTTTCTCAAGCTTTTACTCCAATATTAGCAGAATATAAAAATAAACGAAGTAAAAAAGATACAAAAAATTTTATTGCTTCTACATTAGGAATATTAATTATTATACTTTCTATAATAGTAATATTAGGAATATTATTTTCTTCTTTAATTATTTCTATAATTGCTCCTGGATTTGTTAATACAGATTTTAAATTAAAATTGACATCAAAAATATTAAAAATGACTTTTCCTTATATATTATTAATATCATTAGCTTCATTAGCAAGTTCAATTTTAAATATTTGGAAAAATTTTTTTGTACCAGCTATAACTCCTATTTTATTAAATTTAAGTATGATTCTATTAATTATTATTTTTCCTAATATGTTAGATCCTTCAATTTTAATTTTAGCATGGGCAGTATTAATTGGAGGATTATTACAAATTTTTTATCAATTAATTTATTTAAAAAAAATAAATATGTTGATTTTTCCTCATTTTAAAAATTTTGATAAAGGAGTATTAAGAGTTTTTCAAAAAATGGGGACAGCTATTATTGGAGTTACAACTACACAAATATCTTTATTAATTAACTCTGCTTTTTCATCTTTTTTAATTACAGGATCTATTACTTGGATTTATTATGCTGATCGTTTAATGGAACTACCTGTAAGTATGTTTGGAATAGCATTAACAATAGTATTATTACCTGCTTTAACTGATGCTTATACTCAAAATAAAGAACGCGAATATAATCAATTAATTGATATTGGATTACGTTTATGTTTTTTATTAATAATTCCTAGTTCTTTAATTTTAGGTTTTTTATCAAAACCATTATTAATTTCTTTATTTCAATATGGAGCTTTTACATATTTTGATGTATTAATGACTCAAATAAATATTATTATATATTCAATAGGACTTATATTTTTAATAATTGCTAAAGTCTTAGCTATAGGATTTTATGCTAGACAAGATGTTAAAACACCTGTTAAAATTAACATAATTGTTTTAATTATTACTCAATTATTAAGTCCTTTTTTTATTTTTTTTTTACATCATATCGGATTTTCTATAGCAATATGTTTTGCTGCATTTTTAAATGTTATTTTGTTATTTAATAAATTAATTAAAAAAAATATTTATAAACCAGAATCTGGTTGGTTAAAATTTTTTTTTCGTATTATCACAGTAACAATTATTTTAAGTATAATTTTATTATTTATATCTAATATAATTTCTGAAAAATGGTTAATTTTATCTCCTTTTAAAATACGTATATTTTTTCTATCAAGTATTTGTTTTCTTATTTTTTGCTTATATATATTTATATTATTTTTATTAGGGTTTCGTTTACAAGATTTTTCCTCACAAAATATGGTAAAATAA
- the ribA gene encoding GTP cyclohydrolase II has product MNIKEVSRAKLPTKWGKFIIVGFEEINTGKHHIALIHGLKKIHKNSIILTRIHSECLTGDAFFSLRCDCGLQLQLALEKISKANCGILIYHRQEGRNIGLLNKIKAYNLQDRGLDTVEANYKLGFHADERNFISCINILKILGILNIKLLTNNPYKINILKKKGINVIDRIPLITNYNFYNYNYLNTKHIKLGHIFS; this is encoded by the coding sequence ATGAATATAAAAGAAGTATCTAGGGCAAAACTTCCAACAAAATGGGGTAAATTTATTATAGTTGGTTTTGAAGAAATAAATACAGGTAAACATCATATTGCATTAATACATGGATTAAAAAAAATACATAAAAATTCAATTATTTTAACTCGAATACATTCAGAATGTTTAACAGGAGATGCTTTTTTTAGTTTACGTTGTGATTGTGGTTTACAATTACAATTAGCCTTGGAAAAAATTTCTAAGGCTAATTGTGGCATCTTAATTTATCATAGACAAGAAGGAAGAAATATTGGACTTTTAAACAAAATTAAAGCATATAATTTACAAGATCGAGGTTTAGATACTGTAGAAGCAAATTATAAATTAGGCTTTCATGCAGATGAAAGAAATTTTATTTCTTGTATAAATATATTAAAAATATTAGGTATTTTAAATATTAAATTATTAACAAATAATCCTTATAAAATTAATATTTTAAAAAAAAAAGGGATAAATGTTATAGATAGAATTCCTTTAATTACAAATTATAATTTTTATAATTATAATTATTTAAATACTAAACATATAAAACTAGGACATATATTTAGTTAA